From Zingiber officinale cultivar Zhangliang chromosome 5B, Zo_v1.1, whole genome shotgun sequence, the proteins below share one genomic window:
- the LOC121986724 gene encoding NDR1/HIN1-like protein 13 has product MLRLRFKSTDPIPERHWSRRELLTLICSSAAMAERVYPSQPPPETPRSSVSSAEAILPVRKPFPEPETHVIHVPDGTVEVAKPRKWRRRCCLCLLCSGAFVFVLAVTVGILFLAFRPRIPRYTIDGVSVSSFDLSAFTVDPVFAVTVVADNRRNKRVGVYYRDGSEITAVYDGLTLCEGSWPTFYHPPRNETRFATELRGSGIRLTAAMQSALVAAQRQGKVPLEVNVSVPVRIKFGAIRSWTIKVRVRCEVTLDGLRENAVVIDRRCRVKVKIFG; this is encoded by the coding sequence ATGCTCCGCCTTCGATTTAAGAGCACTGATCCAATTCCTGAACGCCATTGGAGTAGGAGAGAGCTTCTTACTCTGATTTGCTCTTCAGCAGCCATGGCCGAAAGGGTTTACCCAAGTCAGCCGCCGCCGGAGACCCCTCGTTCCTCTGTTTCCTCCGCCGAAGCCATCCTCCCCGTCCGCAAGCCCTTCCCGGAGCCGGAAACCCACGTTATCCACGTTCCGGACGGCACGGTCGAGGTCGCTAAGCCCCGCAAGTGGAGGCGGCGGTGCTGCCTCTGTTTACTCTGCTCCGGCGCCTTCGTCTTCGTCCTCGCCGTCACGGTCGGCATCCTCTTCCTCGCCTTCCGCCCCCGCATCCCCCGTTACACTATCGACGGCGTCTCCGTCTCCTCCTTCGACCTCTCCGCCTTCACCGTCGACCCTGTCTTCGCCGTCACCGTCGTGGCCGACAACCGGCGCAACAAGAGGGTCGGCGTGTACTACCGCGACGGCAGCGAGATAACCGCGGTGTACGACGGCTTGACGCTGTGCGAGGGGAGTTGGCCGACGTTCTACCACCCGCCGCGTAACGAGACGAGGTTTGCGACGGAGCTGAGGGGGTCGGGGATCCGGCTAACGGCGGCGATGCAAAGTGCTCTGGTGGCGGCGCAGAGGCAGGGGAAGGTGCCGCTGGAGGTGAATGTGTCGGTGCCTGTGAGGATCAAGTTCGGCGCCATCAGGAGCTGGACGATCAAAGTGAGGGTGAGGTGCGAGGTGACGTTGGACGGCTTGAGGGAGAACGCCGTCGTCATCGATCGGCGGTGCCGTGTCAAGGTTAAGATTTTCGGGTGA